A genomic stretch from Symbiobacterium terraclitae includes:
- a CDS encoding rhomboid family intramembrane serine protease: MNYGAYVVLVSYRLRQVGFLTEEFPPELEGRLALVVSRREPWGRLSVVLPARLNLTDPQERAALAGDCAAWVRSGRGEEPWQMILLFPFDRRVADEEAEAVAALEERDPDGSWGLIPWCADLEVGLLDQHRGFPPVGPEVAQILTDVPEEPAPRRAERAEGPVRAAPRRMPQIGDFPATRVILALTVAYYLWTVLMGGGLSRLVSGPDGMALILWGANFSLLTLAEQGQQWRLVSHLFVHGGALHLAFNMWALWQVGRYIEAIYGSARMLFIYFVAGVAGGIASVALRPGLVVSVGASGAILGLMGALIYFATTVRHRRVDWQGLLTPVAINLMFGLVYGRVDNYAHVGGLIGGLLAGFVAGVPGERGGWRRFGVPALGLVVALLVAGVVPLRHISTLLP; the protein is encoded by the coding sequence GTGAACTACGGTGCATACGTCGTGCTGGTTTCCTACCGTCTCCGGCAGGTGGGCTTCCTGACCGAGGAGTTCCCGCCCGAGCTGGAGGGGCGGCTGGCCCTGGTGGTCTCGCGCAGAGAGCCGTGGGGGCGCCTCTCCGTCGTTCTGCCGGCGCGCCTCAACCTGACCGACCCGCAGGAGCGCGCGGCTCTGGCGGGCGACTGCGCCGCGTGGGTGCGTTCCGGCCGGGGCGAGGAGCCGTGGCAGATGATCCTGCTCTTCCCCTTCGACCGCCGGGTGGCGGACGAGGAGGCGGAGGCGGTCGCCGCCCTGGAGGAGCGGGACCCGGACGGCTCGTGGGGCCTCATCCCCTGGTGCGCCGACCTGGAGGTCGGCCTGCTGGACCAGCACCGGGGCTTCCCGCCGGTCGGCCCGGAGGTCGCGCAGATTCTGACCGATGTGCCCGAGGAGCCCGCCCCCCGGCGTGCGGAGCGGGCGGAGGGTCCCGTGCGCGCGGCGCCCAGGCGGATGCCGCAGATCGGAGACTTCCCGGCGACGCGCGTCATCTTGGCGCTGACCGTCGCCTACTACCTCTGGACCGTGCTGATGGGCGGCGGGCTGAGCCGGCTCGTCAGCGGGCCGGACGGCATGGCCCTGATCCTGTGGGGGGCGAACTTCAGCCTGCTGACGCTGGCCGAGCAGGGCCAGCAGTGGCGGCTGGTCAGCCACCTCTTCGTCCACGGCGGCGCGCTGCACCTGGCGTTCAACATGTGGGCGCTCTGGCAGGTCGGGCGCTACATCGAGGCGATCTACGGCTCCGCCCGCATGCTCTTCATCTACTTCGTCGCCGGTGTGGCGGGCGGCATTGCCTCCGTGGCCCTGCGCCCCGGGCTGGTGGTCTCCGTGGGCGCCTCCGGGGCGATCCTCGGGCTGATGGGCGCCCTCATCTACTTCGCCACCACGGTGCGCCACCGGCGCGTCGACTGGCAGGGGCTCCTGACGCCGGTGGCCATCAACCTGATGTTCGGCCTCGTCTACGGGCGGGTGGACAACTACGCGCACGTCGGCGGCCTCATCGGCGGCCTGCTGGCCGGCTTCGTCGCCGGAGTGCCGGGCGAGCGCGGCGGCTGGCGGCGGTTCGGCGTCCCCGCGCTGGGCCTCGTCGTGGCGCTGCTGGTGGCAGGGGTGGTGCCGCTGCGGCACATCAGCACCCTGCTGCCCTGA
- the aroQ gene encoding type II 3-dehydroquinate dehydratase, with product MGRILVIHGPNLNLLGTREPEVYGSTTLAEIDAMLHELGQELGIEVESFQSNHEGAIIDAIHGARGRCDGILINPGAFTHYALAIRDAISAVGLPVVEVHLSNIHSREPFRHRSVIAPVAVGTIAGFGSDSYLLGLRALANRIRSQR from the coding sequence ATGGGGCGGATCCTGGTGATCCACGGTCCGAACCTGAACCTCCTGGGCACCCGTGAGCCCGAGGTGTACGGCTCCACCACCCTGGCCGAGATCGACGCCATGCTCCACGAGCTGGGGCAGGAGCTGGGGATTGAGGTGGAGTCGTTTCAGTCCAACCACGAGGGCGCGATCATCGATGCGATCCACGGGGCCCGCGGGCGGTGCGACGGGATCCTGATCAACCCGGGTGCCTTCACCCACTACGCCCTGGCGATCCGCGACGCCATCTCGGCCGTCGGCCTGCCGGTGGTGGAGGTTCACCTCTCCAACATCCACAGCCGCGAGCCGTTCCGGCACCGGTCGGTGATCGCTCCGGTGGCGGTGGGCACCATCGCCGGGTTCGGGTCTGATTCGTACCTGCTCGGGCTGCGGGCGCTGGCCAACCGGATCCGATCTCAACGCTGA
- a CDS encoding M24 family metallopeptidase: MTSDRLGRLRAAMAERGIDGLLVAKPENRAYLSGFTGSAGVLLITADRAVLVTDFRYTEQAAAQAPAFEVVKPESTNQALLARLVDETGIRRIGYEGDHLTVDDHQSYRQAVSGCEWVSVTGLVEALRMIKDEIEIALMRRAAAIADEAFAQILPLIKPGVTERDLGLELEYRMRKLGAEGVAFETIVASGVRSSLPHGHPTDKVIASGDLVTFDFGALYQGYCSDMTRTVMVGEPTDKQREIYGIVLEAQKRGVAACRPGITGKELDDVCRSYIAERGYGEHFGHGTGHGVGRFIHEGPRVSQRGGDVVLKPGMVITVEPGIYLPGWGGVRIEDMLLVTESGAEPFTHTPKELLIL; the protein is encoded by the coding sequence ATGACTTCCGACCGCCTTGGGCGCCTGAGGGCCGCGATGGCCGAGCGCGGGATTGACGGTCTCCTGGTTGCGAAGCCCGAGAACCGGGCCTACCTCAGCGGTTTCACCGGCAGCGCCGGCGTGCTGCTGATCACCGCCGACCGGGCCGTGCTGGTCACGGACTTCCGCTACACCGAGCAGGCCGCCGCGCAGGCGCCCGCGTTCGAGGTGGTGAAGCCCGAGAGCACCAACCAGGCCCTGCTGGCCCGCCTGGTGGACGAGACGGGGATCAGGCGCATCGGCTACGAGGGCGACCACCTGACCGTCGACGACCACCAGTCCTACAGGCAGGCCGTCTCCGGCTGCGAGTGGGTCTCCGTCACGGGCCTGGTGGAAGCGTTGCGCATGATCAAGGACGAAATCGAGATCGCGCTGATGCGCCGGGCCGCGGCCATCGCGGACGAGGCCTTCGCCCAGATCCTGCCGCTGATCAAGCCGGGCGTGACGGAGCGCGACCTGGGGCTGGAGCTGGAGTACCGCATGCGGAAGCTGGGCGCCGAGGGCGTGGCCTTCGAGACCATCGTCGCCTCCGGCGTGCGCTCCTCGCTGCCGCACGGCCATCCCACCGACAAGGTGATCGCGTCCGGCGACCTGGTAACCTTCGACTTCGGCGCCCTCTATCAGGGATACTGCTCGGACATGACTCGCACTGTCATGGTTGGGGAACCTACGGACAAGCAGCGCGAGATCTACGGCATCGTCCTCGAGGCGCAGAAGCGCGGCGTGGCGGCCTGCCGGCCGGGGATCACCGGCAAGGAGCTGGACGACGTCTGCCGCAGCTACATCGCCGAGCGCGGGTACGGCGAGCACTTCGGCCACGGCACCGGCCACGGCGTCGGCCGGTTCATCCACGAGGGGCCCAGGGTGAGCCAGCGCGGCGGCGACGTGGTGCTGAAGCCCGGCATGGTCATCACCGTGGAGCCGGGGATCTACCTGCCCGGCTGGGGCGGCGTGCGGATTGAGGACATGCTCCTGGTCACCGAGTCCGGGGCCGAGCCCTTCACCCATACGCCCAAGGAGCTGCTTATTCTCTAG
- the efp gene encoding elongation factor P, whose protein sequence is MISVNDLRNGMTIEMDGTVYQVIEFLHVKPGKGAAFVRTKLKNVLTGGVIETTFRAGEKVPQANVERREYQYLYENQGNYVFMNTETYEQVELTRDQVGNAPNFLLENMMVQIATWNGRIIGVDLPNTVELRVVETEPGFKGDTATGTYKPAKLETGYVVQVPLFINVGDVLKIDTRTGEYLQRA, encoded by the coding sequence GTGATTTCGGTTAACGATCTCCGAAACGGCATGACCATCGAGATGGACGGCACGGTGTACCAGGTGATCGAGTTCCTGCATGTGAAGCCCGGAAAGGGCGCGGCCTTCGTCCGCACGAAGCTGAAGAACGTCCTGACCGGCGGTGTGATCGAGACCACGTTCCGCGCGGGCGAGAAGGTTCCCCAGGCCAACGTGGAACGGCGGGAGTATCAGTACCTCTATGAGAACCAGGGAAACTACGTCTTCATGAACACCGAGACCTACGAGCAGGTCGAGCTGACCCGCGACCAGGTCGGCAACGCCCCGAACTTCCTGCTGGAGAACATGATGGTCCAGATCGCCACCTGGAACGGCCGGATCATCGGCGTGGACCTGCCCAACACCGTCGAGCTGCGCGTCGTCGAGACGGAGCCCGGCTTCAAGGGCGACACCGCCACCGGCACCTACAAGCCGGCGAAGCTGGAGACCGGCTACGTGGTGCAGGTGCCGCTGTTCATCAACGTCGGCGACGTGCTCAAGATCGACACCCGCACCGGCGAGTACCTGCAGCGGGCGTAG
- a CDS encoding CD1247 N-terminal domain-containing protein → MSDLRSRVAYLHGLAEGLDLNTGTVEGRVLAGVLDVLDDLAEEVGALSDLHGELADYVGEMDDDLSAVEEEVYTEPEIIFIPDEAQIEEDGVSLVCCPNCGQTVSAAAGRMSAAEEEVTCPVCGCTMDADEIME, encoded by the coding sequence ATGAGTGACCTTCGTTCCCGAGTTGCGTACCTGCACGGTCTCGCGGAGGGGCTCGACCTGAACACCGGAACCGTCGAGGGCCGGGTGCTCGCAGGGGTGCTGGACGTCCTCGACGACCTGGCGGAGGAGGTCGGCGCCCTGAGCGATCTGCACGGCGAGCTGGCCGACTACGTGGGCGAGATGGACGACGACCTCTCCGCCGTCGAGGAAGAGGTCTACACCGAACCGGAGATCATCTTCATCCCCGACGAGGCGCAGATCGAGGAGGACGGCGTCTCCCTCGTCTGCTGCCCGAACTGCGGGCAGACCGTGAGCGCAGCAGCCGGGCGGATGTCCGCCGCGGAGGAGGAGGTGACCTGCCCGGTCTGCGGCTGCACGATGGACGCGGACGAGATCATGGAATAG
- the spoIIIAA gene encoding stage III sporulation protein AA — MLPEGFEREIAPVLAPRLAELVRRAALALPGPLEEIRVREGRPLQLVYPGGDAFIAPDGRLTPDPDRAERASRDDLQRTFQLMARGSVYAWEEEVRGGFLTLEGGHRVGLCGRAVTEGGRIRTLKPVASLNIRIAREVPGAADALLPQLVRGGRFLSTLLISPPQAGKTTMLRDLVRQLSTGVPRLRLPGLKVGLVDERSEVAGCYLGVPQRDVGPRTDVLDGCPKAEGLMLVIRSLSPQVVAADEVGRPEDAQALMEALHAGVAVLATAHGSCLADVRRRPAMAELLRAGAFERAVLLGRSRGPGTVEAVTDLTREGAA, encoded by the coding sequence ATGCTGCCGGAGGGGTTCGAGCGGGAGATCGCGCCGGTTCTGGCGCCCCGCCTGGCCGAGCTGGTGCGCAGGGCGGCTTTGGCCCTGCCGGGGCCGCTGGAGGAGATCCGGGTGCGGGAGGGCCGGCCGCTGCAGCTGGTCTACCCCGGCGGCGACGCCTTCATCGCCCCGGACGGCCGGCTGACCCCGGACCCCGACCGGGCGGAGCGGGCCAGCCGCGACGACCTGCAGCGCACCTTTCAGCTGATGGCCAGGGGATCCGTGTACGCCTGGGAGGAGGAGGTGCGGGGCGGCTTCCTCACGCTGGAGGGCGGCCACCGGGTGGGGCTCTGCGGCCGGGCCGTGACGGAGGGCGGGCGGATCCGCACCCTGAAGCCGGTGGCCAGCCTCAACATCCGCATCGCCCGGGAGGTGCCGGGCGCAGCAGACGCCCTCCTGCCGCAGCTCGTACGGGGAGGGCGCTTCCTTTCCACCCTGCTGATCTCGCCGCCCCAGGCCGGCAAGACCACGATGCTGCGGGACCTGGTGCGCCAGCTCTCCACCGGCGTCCCCCGGCTGCGCCTGCCGGGCCTGAAGGTGGGCCTGGTGGACGAGCGCTCCGAGGTGGCCGGCTGTTACCTCGGGGTACCGCAGAGGGACGTCGGGCCCCGCACGGACGTGCTGGACGGCTGCCCGAAGGCGGAAGGGCTGATGCTCGTGATCCGGTCGCTCTCGCCGCAGGTGGTGGCAGCCGACGAGGTGGGCAGGCCCGAGGACGCCCAGGCGCTCATGGAGGCGCTCCACGCCGGGGTGGCGGTGCTGGCGACGGCCCACGGCTCGTGCCTGGCCGATGTCCGCCGGCGGCCGGCGATGGCCGAGCTCCTCAGGGCCGGGGCCTTCGAGCGTGCGGTGCTGCTGGGGCGCAGCCGGGGTCCGGGGACCGTGGAGGCGGTGACAGACCTCACCCGGGAGGGAGCCGCATGA
- the spoIIIAB gene encoding stage III sporulation protein SpoIIIAB, producing the protein MTLQLIGALLTVLVPSWIGFQIAARYARRPAELRAAQNGLAVLVTEVEYGATPLPDALRSAARAAGATVGAMLVDAAHRLEEGGGVTPGEALTAAVAAHRDATCLTPADLEILLALAPVLGASDRRDQVRHLRLAMDRLAAAEAVAADERRRYERMYRYVGVLSGLALVLILI; encoded by the coding sequence ATGACGCTGCAGCTGATCGGGGCCCTGCTGACGGTGCTGGTGCCCAGCTGGATCGGGTTTCAGATCGCCGCCCGCTACGCACGGCGGCCGGCGGAGCTGAGGGCCGCGCAGAACGGGCTGGCGGTCCTGGTCACGGAGGTGGAGTACGGCGCCACGCCGCTGCCCGACGCGCTCCGGAGCGCGGCGCGGGCCGCAGGGGCGACGGTGGGCGCCATGTTGGTGGACGCGGCCCACCGGTTGGAGGAGGGCGGCGGCGTCACGCCGGGCGAGGCGCTGACGGCCGCGGTGGCGGCGCACCGGGACGCCACCTGCCTCACGCCAGCCGACCTGGAGATCCTGCTGGCCCTGGCGCCGGTGCTGGGAGCGTCGGACCGCCGCGACCAGGTCCGCCACCTCCGGCTGGCCATGGACAGGCTGGCCGCCGCCGAGGCGGTGGCGGCCGATGAGCGGCGCCGCTACGAGCGGATGTACCGGTACGTGGGTGTGCTCTCGGGCCTGGCCCTGGTGCTGATACTGATCTAG
- the spoIIIAC gene encoding stage III sporulation protein AC, producing the protein MDVQLLFRIAGVGIIVAVMATVLKQAGKDEQGQMVTLVGVLVVLMMVVSLLGKFFNLVKTTFGMY; encoded by the coding sequence GTGGACGTGCAGCTCCTGTTCCGCATCGCCGGGGTCGGCATCATCGTGGCGGTCATGGCCACCGTGCTGAAGCAGGCCGGCAAGGACGAGCAGGGCCAGATGGTCACGCTGGTCGGGGTTCTCGTGGTTCTGATGATGGTGGTCTCCCTGCTGGGCAAGTTCTTCAACCTGGTGAAGACCACCTTCGGCATGTACTGA
- the spoIIIAD gene encoding stage III sporulation protein AD: MEIVKIVGLGLLAGMLISLLRQQKPEIAMQLSIAAGVMLFVLMMARVLRVVEVMQTLASRASLDQAHMDTVLKIIGIAYVADFGAQVLQDAGERAVATKVEMAGKIIIMLLAIPIVLAVLDAILNLLGQGWGP, translated from the coding sequence GTGGAGATTGTGAAGATCGTCGGCCTGGGCCTCTTGGCCGGGATGCTGATCAGCCTGCTCAGGCAGCAGAAGCCGGAGATCGCGATGCAGCTCTCCATCGCGGCAGGCGTCATGCTCTTCGTGCTGATGATGGCCCGGGTGCTGCGGGTGGTGGAGGTCATGCAGACCCTCGCCTCCCGTGCGTCGCTGGACCAGGCGCACATGGACACGGTGCTCAAGATCATCGGCATCGCCTACGTGGCCGACTTCGGCGCCCAGGTGCTGCAGGACGCCGGGGAGCGGGCGGTGGCCACCAAGGTCGAGATGGCGGGCAAGATCATCATCATGCTGCTGGCCATCCCCATCGTCCTCGCCGTGCTGGATGCCATCCTGAACCTGCTGGGCCAGGGGTGGGGGCCGTGA
- the spoIIIAE gene encoding stage III sporulation protein AE has product MRRLRAWLGALLLTWALALAPPPALADPAGAGPGGAAAAGAAGPLLREQAAALDTSAIERFLEEVNRTWEGYGPQISLADFLRFYQGDVSEALSARAILQGLLRYLVREILANADLLLKLVVLAIVAAIMGQLQSAFEADSAGKAAYWVIYLVLVGLAVTGFGLAVATARQVMESLNNFMLAILPTLLTVLIAMGGAATAAIFQPLMVTMLSLMSSIMVTVVFPLAFLAAVVDIVSGLHEQYRLSNLAGLLRQGATVALGLVGTVFLGTVAVKGAAGAVADGLAVKTAKFVTGSFVPVIGKTLADATDLIVGSSLLLKNALGMLGAAAIFFIVSFPLLKILSIAWVYQVAGALVQPAGAGEIARMLTTMARSLHMIFAAVGMVALMFFISIVVIVGAANVTVMVR; this is encoded by the coding sequence GTGAGGCGGCTCAGGGCGTGGCTGGGTGCGCTGCTCCTCACCTGGGCGCTGGCGCTTGCGCCGCCGCCGGCACTGGCCGATCCGGCCGGAGCTGGTCCCGGCGGGGCCGCAGCGGCAGGCGCCGCAGGACCGCTGCTGCGGGAGCAGGCGGCCGCCCTGGACACCAGCGCCATCGAGCGCTTCCTGGAAGAGGTGAACCGCACGTGGGAGGGGTACGGGCCCCAGATCAGCCTGGCCGACTTCCTGCGGTTCTACCAGGGCGACGTGTCGGAGGCCCTCTCGGCCCGGGCCATCCTGCAGGGGCTGCTCCGCTACCTGGTGAGGGAGATCCTCGCCAACGCCGACCTGCTGCTCAAGCTGGTGGTCCTGGCGATCGTGGCGGCGATCATGGGGCAGCTGCAGAGCGCCTTCGAGGCCGACTCCGCGGGCAAGGCGGCTTACTGGGTGATCTACCTCGTGCTGGTGGGCCTCGCCGTGACGGGTTTCGGGCTGGCGGTGGCCACGGCCCGGCAGGTGATGGAGAGCCTGAACAACTTCATGCTGGCGATCCTGCCCACGCTGCTGACGGTGCTGATCGCCATGGGAGGGGCGGCGACCGCCGCCATCTTCCAGCCGCTGATGGTGACGATGCTCAGCCTCATGAGCAGCATCATGGTGACGGTGGTCTTCCCCCTGGCGTTCCTGGCGGCGGTGGTGGACATCGTCTCCGGCCTGCACGAGCAGTACCGGCTGTCGAACCTGGCCGGCCTGCTCCGCCAGGGGGCCACGGTGGCGCTGGGACTCGTCGGCACCGTCTTCCTGGGCACCGTCGCGGTGAAGGGGGCGGCCGGGGCCGTGGCGGACGGGCTGGCCGTCAAGACGGCCAAGTTCGTCACCGGCTCGTTCGTCCCGGTCATCGGCAAGACGCTGGCCGACGCCACGGACCTGATCGTCGGCTCCTCCCTGCTGCTGAAGAACGCCCTGGGGATGCTGGGGGCGGCGGCCATCTTCTTCATCGTCTCCTTCCCGCTGCTCAAGATCCTGAGCATCGCCTGGGTCTACCAGGTCGCCGGCGCCCTGGTGCAGCCGGCGGGCGCGGGGGAGATCGCGCGGATGCTGACCACCATGGCCCGCTCACTCCACATGATCTTCGCCGCCGTGGGCATGGTCGCCCTGATGTTCTTCATCTCCATCGTCGTGATCGTCGGGGCGGCGAACGTGACGGTGATGGTGAGGTGA
- the spoIIIAF gene encoding stage III sporulation protein AF has protein sequence MAALIGWVRSLVVLVVLASLLEMLLPTGGMKRFVRLSMGLLILLGVVRPLVSLLGGQAAFDPYLLQEPAGRLPSIDEIMVEANRFQARSQALLLEEVRGRLARQAETAALAVEGVAGADVALELGGGPALETVHVEKVSVTLLLGSRFGQVRPVEPVRIGGAGGQAEEARGGTTVRAPLPEEAPIAEAVRQQVAEQLGIGDPNAVAVWIAGTARPGR, from the coding sequence GTGGCGGCGCTGATCGGTTGGGTGCGCAGCCTTGTGGTGCTGGTGGTGCTGGCGTCCCTCTTGGAGATGCTCCTGCCCACCGGCGGGATGAAGCGCTTCGTCCGGCTGTCGATGGGGCTCCTGATCCTGTTGGGCGTGGTGCGGCCTCTGGTGTCGCTGCTGGGCGGACAGGCCGCCTTCGACCCCTACCTCTTGCAGGAGCCGGCCGGGCGGCTGCCCAGCATCGACGAGATCATGGTGGAGGCCAACCGCTTCCAGGCCCGGAGCCAGGCGCTTCTCCTGGAGGAGGTCCGGGGCCGGCTGGCCCGTCAGGCGGAGACGGCAGCCCTGGCCGTCGAGGGGGTGGCCGGGGCGGACGTGGCGCTGGAGCTGGGCGGGGGTCCGGCGCTGGAGACGGTGCACGTGGAGAAGGTGTCGGTGACGTTGCTGCTGGGCTCCCGCTTCGGCCAGGTGCGGCCCGTGGAGCCGGTGCGGATCGGCGGTGCCGGCGGCCAGGCGGAGGAGGCCCGTGGTGGGACCACGGTCCGGGCGCCGCTCCCGGAGGAGGCGCCCATCGCTGAGGCGGTGCGGCAGCAGGTGGCGGAGCAGTTGGGGATCGGGGATCCGAACGCGGTTGCGGTGTGGATTGCGGGTACGGCAAGGCCGGGGAGGTAG
- the spoIIIAG gene encoding stage III sporulation protein AG: MGELRTPQGQGPGGPLGWLGLGLTKEQAKVIPLVAVLLFIGILLIQSDELFGVDSGGGPAEPAPNATMVSAGEEDELTRLERQKAAELERMLGQIQGAGRVRVMLTLAAGPAIEVVKNTTVDQSTTTEQAADSSTRRTESTNTREDHVFTRSGSSEQPVVARTSAPEIAGVLIVAEGARDVRIKARLLDAAAVALNIPANRIEVVPADGG, encoded by the coding sequence ATGGGGGAGCTGAGAACGCCGCAGGGGCAGGGCCCCGGCGGGCCGCTGGGGTGGCTCGGGCTGGGGCTGACGAAGGAGCAGGCGAAGGTGATCCCGCTGGTGGCGGTGCTGCTGTTCATCGGCATCCTGCTGATCCAGTCGGACGAGCTCTTCGGCGTGGACAGCGGGGGCGGTCCCGCCGAGCCCGCCCCGAACGCGACGATGGTGAGCGCCGGCGAGGAGGACGAGCTGACCCGGCTGGAGCGGCAGAAGGCGGCGGAGCTGGAGCGCATGCTCGGGCAGATCCAGGGTGCGGGACGGGTGCGGGTGATGCTGACCCTGGCCGCAGGCCCCGCCATCGAGGTGGTGAAGAACACCACCGTCGACCAGTCGACGACCACCGAGCAGGCGGCCGACAGCTCCACCCGGCGGACGGAGTCGACCAACACGCGGGAGGACCACGTCTTTACGCGCAGCGGCTCCTCCGAGCAGCCGGTGGTGGCCAGGACCAGCGCGCCGGAGATCGCCGGGGTGCTGATCGTGGCCGAGGGGGCCAGGGACGTGCGCATCAAGGCCCGGCTGCTGGACGCGGCGGCCGTGGCCCTGAACATTCCCGCGAACCGGATCGAGGTGGTGCCGGCAGATGGGGGGTAG
- a CDS encoding SpoIIIAH-like family protein: MGGSAVFVVKRGPDLLRFLVFLVVVASLVWYVVGRFGEWRAAEGAPPPGSSPGTALVDGERPQAEPAAAGDRRIGAPAPEGPGEAEPAAAQTGEGSDYFAEFRIERERTRGALGDRLKEIMASPGAAEEVKAAAAAQYLELGQRAALESQAEAMVKARGFSDVVVHLSQGSAQVVVKAASLTQQEVAQVIDTVSRITGVRATAITVMARAQ, from the coding sequence ATGGGGGGTAGTGCGGTGTTCGTGGTGAAGCGGGGACCGGACCTGCTCCGGTTCCTGGTGTTCCTGGTGGTGGTGGCCTCGCTGGTCTGGTACGTGGTGGGACGGTTCGGGGAGTGGCGGGCGGCGGAGGGAGCACCGCCCCCGGGTTCGTCGCCGGGCACCGCCCTGGTGGATGGGGAGAGGCCCCAGGCGGAGCCTGCGGCGGCGGGTGACCGCCGGATCGGCGCACCGGCGCCGGAGGGCCCCGGGGAGGCCGAGCCCGCCGCGGCGCAGACCGGCGAGGGGAGCGACTACTTCGCCGAGTTCCGGATCGAGCGGGAGCGGACGCGGGGGGCGCTGGGCGACCGGCTGAAGGAGATCATGGCCTCGCCCGGCGCCGCCGAGGAGGTGAAGGCGGCGGCTGCCGCCCAGTACCTTGAGCTCGGGCAGCGGGCGGCCCTGGAGAGCCAGGCCGAGGCCATGGTGAAGGCCCGGGGGTTCAGCGACGTGGTGGTGCACCTCTCGCAGGGCTCGGCCCAGGTGGTGGTGAAGGCCGCCAGCCTGACGCAGCAGGAGGTGGCGCAGGTGATCGACACGGTCTCGCGCATCACCGGGGTGCGGGCGACGGCGATCACGGTGATGGCGAGGGCGCAATAA